The following are encoded together in the Pedobacter sp. D749 genome:
- a CDS encoding MBOAT family protein, whose protein sequence is MLFPALPLLCFVVLNTAIIIFGYFMIKKAHSIFAWLLLLISVATIWFISGGMHPVVKMLTIITTAFISMKVIATTESYKGKSTMVTFRQWLVFVVGWAGMRAQPFESFGSAAVPGAWDMIKFGISRLLAGAMLIGLAHAIVRGSFNPTIVYITVSALLLVSFSLVLHFGLLSISAGIWRLSGVHAYYLFNRPATSVSLTEFWGKRWNVAFIEMTTITLLRPLRHRLGNAAALLIAFLFSGLLHELALSVPVNKGFGLPLLYFFIQGLMVLLEKRLAFSGSRFLQNKMIARIWVFFWLVVPIPLLFHKAFLQEVIWPLAGL, encoded by the coding sequence ATGTTATTTCCCGCATTACCCTTACTTTGTTTTGTTGTGCTTAATACAGCAATTATCATTTTCGGGTACTTTATGATAAAGAAAGCGCATTCCATTTTTGCCTGGCTGCTGCTGCTGATCAGTGTGGCTACAATATGGTTTATATCAGGGGGTATGCATCCTGTTGTAAAAATGTTAACCATTATCACAACCGCCTTTATCAGCATGAAAGTAATAGCTACAACTGAAAGTTATAAGGGTAAGTCTACTATGGTCACTTTTAGGCAGTGGCTGGTATTCGTTGTGGGCTGGGCTGGAATGCGAGCTCAACCTTTTGAATCCTTTGGTAGTGCTGCCGTTCCTGGTGCATGGGATATGATTAAGTTTGGTATAAGCAGGCTACTCGCCGGAGCTATGCTTATTGGACTGGCACACGCGATAGTCAGGGGATCTTTCAATCCAACCATCGTATATATAACTGTAAGTGCCTTGCTGTTGGTATCATTTAGTTTAGTCTTGCATTTTGGATTGTTAAGTATTAGCGCGGGTATCTGGAGGCTCTCAGGAGTCCATGCCTACTACTTATTTAACCGTCCGGCTACATCTGTTAGCCTAACCGAATTTTGGGGAAAGCGCTGGAATGTAGCTTTTATTGAAATGACGACTATTACCTTGTTAAGGCCGTTGCGCCATAGATTAGGCAATGCGGCAGCACTCCTGATCGCCTTCCTGTTTTCAGGTTTATTGCATGAGTTGGCTTTGAGTGTGCCAGTTAATAAAGGGTTTGGCTTGCCTTTGTTGTATTTTTTCATTCAGGGATTAATGGTGTTGTTAGAAAAAAGATTGGCTTTTAGTGGCAGTCGTTTTTTACAGAACAAAATGATAGCTCGTATATGGGTGTTTTTTTGGCTAGTGGTTCCCATTCCGTTGTTGTTTCATAAAGCCTTTTTGCAGGAGGTAATATGGCCACTTGCTGGCCTATAA
- a CDS encoding ankyrin repeat domain-containing protein: MAKKKKTLPKNFDELITENNIEKLKKVFDTCELDARGGYGKATALSFFNVPDELIRWLVKNGANIEDVDMYERTALHRHAMARSGKIDVFLELGANVNSIDKYGDTPLHFAAGSSFNISSVKKLLEYGADLNFLNGNKQTPLEKALGSANNSDIKCLAEISKILLQKDTIITEKMKNQIIRIGENFEFHRKNFNKDYLQETDDALNNLYEIYDVPPVKKRIMHDGMSPIIVSGTTWQKQFELLWELLIPSSGSAETVQGEVVRIAGKIRDEIYRNGGGNWNTYFKKMLDSYLIYLKSENTLSNDEIEKATLLVQEIRKSGDAETDELNFLCELAVKWVILNPAPIKLTGKL, encoded by the coding sequence ATGGCAAAAAAGAAAAAAACATTACCAAAAAATTTCGACGAGTTGATCACTGAAAATAATATTGAAAAACTCAAAAAAGTATTCGACACTTGTGAACTGGATGCAAGGGGTGGCTATGGCAAAGCAACAGCATTAAGCTTTTTTAATGTTCCGGACGAACTTATTCGCTGGTTGGTGAAAAACGGAGCAAACATAGAAGACGTAGACATGTACGAACGTACTGCTCTTCATAGACATGCTATGGCCCGAAGTGGCAAAATAGATGTTTTCTTAGAACTTGGCGCAAATGTAAATTCAATAGACAAATATGGCGACACACCTTTGCATTTTGCTGCTGGAAGTAGTTTTAATATTTCATCAGTAAAGAAACTTCTAGAATATGGTGCAGACCTCAATTTTTTAAACGGGAATAAACAAACTCCTCTTGAAAAGGCTTTAGGAAGTGCAAACAATAGTGACATTAAATGTTTAGCTGAAATATCAAAAATACTGCTACAAAAAGATACCATAATAACGGAAAAAATGAAAAATCAAATTATCCGAATTGGAGAGAATTTTGAATTTCACCGTAAAAACTTCAATAAAGACTACTTGCAAGAAACTGACGACGCGTTAAACAATCTCTATGAAATATATGACGTTCCGCCTGTAAAAAAACGGATCATGCATGATGGCATGTCGCCAATAATCGTGAGTGGAACAACCTGGCAGAAGCAATTTGAATTATTATGGGAATTGCTAATACCATCAAGTGGGAGTGCAGAGACAGTGCAGGGAGAAGTTGTTCGAATTGCGGGAAAGATACGTGACGAAATATACAGGAATGGTGGCGGGAACTGGAATACTTATTTTAAAAAAATGTTGGACAGCTATTTAATTTACCTCAAATCAGAAAACACTTTATCAAATGATGAAATTGAAAAAGCAACTTTACTTGTACAGGAAATTAGAAAAAGTGGTGATGCAGAAACCGATGAACTAAATTTTCTTTGCGAACTTGCAGTAAAGTGGGTAATTCTTAATCCGGCGCCAATAAAGCTGACAGGCAAACTATAA
- a CDS encoding outer membrane beta-barrel family protein, with protein MKNTMLKNLVVILLLLPILAKPQAKLSGRVTDEKQAVLGWANVMLLDSAGKIASGTTSKEDGSFELQYRTGSFTLRISAVGYTDFRNALLLRGDTSLGNISLKADTKSLSEVSIIGRRKLVQFTPGGLVFDVQNSVAASGGNAVNALSSAPGVIVENNTVSMLGKGASRVMVDGRMVELSGAELMGFLKSIPSSDIRNIEVIGNPPAKYQSAGNGGLININLKKGSGNSWKNSTTATYDRNSYDVLSLSNVLLYNRERFRLSLSGNGQLGHSRVSQRLDTYYPSGLWNLDYTGKQDENKRSGRLALDYDLSKNTSVGLQYFGSRQTPGTSDHTDILIHNASGGLDSVLVNQGARMLGSTSHTYNAHLVSTLDTMKRILSFDLDYFSFRSGFDNDFRATVFTPQMDFVRNDQSANNSSAQHIDNYSAKVDMEHPVKGLNLAYGAKISSIASSADVRYFNTISGSPVPDPSRSNSFSYRENNQAVYLSGAGNIGPKFGLNLGLRLENTQTTGRSADLARSTKTSYLKLFPTLDITFKASSSHNFSINYGRRITRPGFALLNPFRSYINSNSYSEGNPFLQPSFSDNFDLTHSYKGLIRTELFINRTANGFGPVFTSNSDGNTLVITRENYYKGLDYGLGVTLTNDITPWWQSQNLVYLLGSRTRFINGINANPSDQAQLYLSSNNTLSIGKSTKVQVDYRYHTAYTRGLYSFGNLFSLNLGLRQSLWKEKVSVSLLANDVFNRAYLRDYGSVVNGTRQVYNENNSSRYFRLSFAYSFGNKDIKVKQREFGNDEEKRRTN; from the coding sequence ATGAAAAATACAATGCTTAAGAACCTGGTCGTGATATTGCTACTTTTGCCGATTCTGGCCAAACCACAGGCCAAACTGAGCGGCAGGGTGACCGATGAAAAACAGGCCGTCCTTGGATGGGCCAATGTGATGCTGTTAGACAGTGCCGGCAAGATCGCCAGTGGAACGACGAGCAAAGAGGACGGCTCTTTCGAGCTGCAGTACAGAACGGGCAGTTTTACCCTCAGGATCTCTGCGGTCGGCTATACCGATTTTCGAAACGCGCTGCTATTGCGGGGCGATACCAGTCTGGGCAACATCTCCCTTAAGGCGGATACCAAAAGCCTGTCGGAGGTTTCCATTATCGGGCGCAGGAAACTGGTGCAGTTCACGCCGGGAGGACTGGTGTTCGATGTGCAGAACAGTGTTGCGGCCAGTGGTGGCAATGCAGTCAATGCCCTCAGTTCCGCGCCAGGGGTAATCGTGGAGAACAATACGGTCAGCATGCTGGGCAAGGGGGCTTCAAGGGTCATGGTAGACGGGCGCATGGTCGAGCTGTCGGGAGCCGAACTGATGGGCTTCCTGAAATCGATCCCTTCATCCGACATCAGGAACATTGAGGTTATCGGCAATCCCCCGGCCAAATATCAATCTGCCGGAAACGGGGGCCTCATCAATATCAACCTAAAAAAGGGAAGCGGGAATTCCTGGAAAAACTCAACCACGGCAACCTATGACCGGAACAGCTATGACGTTCTTTCGCTTAGCAATGTATTGTTGTACAATAGGGAAAGGTTCAGGCTGTCCCTTAGTGGCAACGGCCAGTTGGGCCATTCCAGAGTTTCCCAGCGCCTGGATACCTATTATCCTTCCGGTTTGTGGAACCTGGACTATACGGGAAAGCAGGACGAAAATAAGCGCTCGGGCCGTTTGGCACTGGATTATGACCTTAGTAAAAATACATCGGTAGGTCTGCAGTATTTTGGCAGCCGCCAGACCCCTGGCACCAGCGACCACACCGATATCCTGATTCACAATGCTTCTGGCGGGCTGGATTCGGTGCTGGTTAACCAGGGCGCCAGGATGCTGGGCTCGACCAGCCATACCTACAATGCGCACCTGGTCTCTACGCTGGATACGATGAAAAGAATACTTTCCTTTGATCTGGACTATTTTAGCTTCCGTTCAGGCTTTGATAACGATTTCAGAGCAACAGTCTTTACTCCTCAAATGGACTTTGTCCGCAATGACCAGAGCGCTAATAACAGCTCTGCACAGCATATTGATAACTACAGTGCAAAGGTAGACATGGAACATCCGGTAAAGGGCTTGAACCTGGCTTATGGCGCAAAAATCAGCAGCATCGCCAGCAGTGCCGATGTCAGGTATTTCAATACCATCAGCGGCTCACCGGTTCCTGATCCTTCCAGGTCCAATTCCTTTTCCTACCGGGAGAACAACCAGGCCGTTTATCTCAGCGGTGCGGGAAACATCGGGCCAAAGTTTGGCCTGAACCTGGGACTGAGGCTCGAGAATACCCAGACCACCGGACGTTCCGCCGATTTGGCCCGGTCGACAAAGACCAGTTACCTCAAGCTCTTCCCCACCCTGGACATCACCTTTAAGGCCAGTAGCAGCCATAACTTCAGCATCAACTACGGCAGACGGATCACCCGCCCGGGCTTTGCCCTTCTCAATCCGTTCCGTTCCTATATCAACAGCAACAGCTATTCGGAGGGAAACCCTTTCCTGCAGCCCTCATTCAGTGATAATTTCGACCTGACTCACAGCTATAAGGGGCTGATCAGGACGGAGCTCTTTATCAATAGGACCGCCAATGGGTTTGGTCCTGTTTTTACATCCAACTCTGACGGCAACACACTGGTCATCACCCGGGAGAACTACTATAAGGGCCTTGACTATGGACTCGGTGTGACCCTGACCAACGACATCACGCCCTGGTGGCAGAGCCAGAACCTGGTTTACCTGCTGGGTTCCAGGACGAGGTTCATCAATGGCATCAATGCCAATCCTTCTGATCAGGCACAGCTCTATCTGTCGAGCAACAATACCCTTTCCATTGGCAAGAGTACCAAGGTACAGGTGGACTACCGCTACCACACTGCCTATACCAGGGGGCTTTATAGTTTTGGCAATCTTTTCAGTCTGAACCTTGGGCTCAGACAGAGCCTGTGGAAGGAAAAGGTTTCGGTGTCGCTGTTGGCCAACGACGTGTTCAACCGGGCCTACCTCAGGGACTATGGTTCTGTGGTCAACGGTACCAGGCAGGTATACAATGAGAACAATAGCAGCCGCTATTTCAGGCTGTCGTTCGCCTATAGCTTTGGCAATAAAGATATCAAGGTAAAACAAAGGGAGTTTGGAAACGATGAGGAGAAACGAAGGACTAATTGA
- a CDS encoding AraC family transcriptional regulator gives MNGLDLIRVLAVVAVAVSLILGVFLFTVSTRHKLSNVLLAAFILINGLDLSMLFLGHWLQQYPGALVLLITVSLLNNPVFYLYARSACDSDFRLRLVHLWHVVPFILINVELIPRFYLAGHGEKLGMLESYASIPELGWLIVIGNLQFVYYITAIFLVLKKYRKLYQENYADPAIITYRWLFQLVLVDTVAHSIVLAKDLLKLGNWGSWSDSLQLLVGINAVFILCWFVFKALYNPDLFRGVSFRLEPLRRQVVTAIDEQTRQKIDLLKTYMLEREPFLDPSLTIQQLARQLKMPMKELSVLINLHLGQHFFDFVNGYRIRKAMELLRDDLQRERTVQEIFYEVGFNSKSSFNTAFKKLTNLTPRQYRNSAPAVD, from the coding sequence ATGAACGGTCTGGATCTCATACGTGTGCTGGCGGTTGTCGCCGTGGCGGTTTCGCTGATCCTGGGCGTTTTCCTGTTCACGGTCAGCACACGCCACAAGCTTAGCAATGTGCTGTTGGCGGCATTTATCCTGATCAACGGCCTGGACCTGAGCATGCTGTTTCTGGGCCATTGGCTTCAGCAATACCCTGGTGCGCTGGTGCTGCTGATCACCGTCTCCCTGTTGAACAACCCTGTTTTTTACCTGTATGCAAGATCGGCCTGCGATTCGGACTTTAGGCTCCGGCTTGTGCATTTGTGGCATGTCGTTCCTTTTATCCTGATCAACGTTGAGCTGATTCCGAGGTTCTATCTGGCGGGGCACGGCGAAAAGCTCGGTATGCTCGAAAGCTACGCCAGCATACCCGAACTTGGATGGTTGATCGTTATCGGGAACTTGCAGTTCGTCTATTATATCACCGCGATATTCCTGGTACTGAAAAAGTACAGGAAGCTTTACCAGGAAAACTATGCCGATCCGGCGATCATCACTTACCGCTGGTTGTTCCAGCTGGTACTGGTAGATACCGTTGCCCATAGCATCGTGCTGGCCAAGGACCTGTTGAAACTAGGCAACTGGGGCAGCTGGTCGGACAGCCTGCAGCTGCTGGTGGGGATCAATGCGGTGTTCATCCTGTGCTGGTTCGTATTCAAGGCACTTTACAATCCGGACCTGTTCCGGGGGGTCAGTTTCCGTCTGGAACCGCTGAGGCGGCAGGTCGTAACGGCCATTGATGAACAAACCCGGCAAAAGATCGATCTATTGAAGACATATATGCTCGAGCGGGAGCCTTTTCTTGATCCCTCGCTCACCATCCAGCAACTGGCCAGGCAGCTAAAGATGCCGATGAAGGAACTGTCCGTTCTGATCAACCTGCACCTGGGACAGCATTTTTTTGATTTTGTCAACGGCTACCGTATACGCAAGGCCATGGAACTCCTCCGGGATGATCTGCAACGGGAACGGACCGTGCAGGAGATCTTCTATGAGGTAGGCTTCAATTCCAAGTCCTCCTTTAACACCGCTTTCAAAAAGCTGACCAACCTTACCCCCAGACAGTACCGGAACAGCGCTCCAGCAGTGGATTAG